One Brachybacterium aquaticum genomic region harbors:
- the rplK gene encoding 50S ribosomal protein L11, with amino-acid sequence MAPKKKIASIIKLQIQAGQATPAPPVGPALGAAGVNMMEFVKAYNDRTADQRGNIIPVEITVYEDRSFTFITKTPPAAELIKKAAGLQKGSATPHTDKVGKITQAQVREIAETKMPDLNANDIEAAAKIVEGTARSMGITVEG; translated from the coding sequence ATGGCTCCCAAGAAGAAGATCGCGAGCATCATCAAGCTCCAGATCCAGGCCGGCCAGGCCACCCCTGCGCCGCCCGTGGGTCCCGCGCTCGGCGCTGCCGGCGTGAACATGATGGAGTTCGTGAAGGCCTACAACGATCGCACCGCCGATCAGCGTGGCAACATCATCCCGGTCGAGATCACGGTCTACGAGGATCGCTCGTTCACCTTCATCACGAAGACCCCGCCGGCCGCTGAGCTCATCAAGAAGGCCGCGGGCCTCCAGAAGGGCTCCGCGACCCCGCACACCGACAAGGTCGGCAAGATCACCCAGGCGCAGGTCCGCGAGATCGCGGAGACCAAGATGCCTGATCTGAACGCGAACGACATCGAGGCCGCGGCGAAGATCGTCGAGGGCACCGCTCGTTCCATGGGCATCACGGTGGAGGGCTGA
- the galK gene encoding galactokinase — translation MTPAADTTPLLSAAPERSAAAERAAQLFEESFGYAPDGVWSAPGRVNIIGEHVDYQDGLCLPMAISHRCFAAAARTPTSRLRLRSAQDDLVLDLDASALEPGAVEGWPAYVAGVLWALRPFISGAVTQGMDIMIDGQVPLGAGLSSSAALECAAAEAIEALLTLGTTPLDRVRAAITAETDFAGASTGGLDQSASVLSREGHALFLDCRDFSTRAVPWDLASQGLALLITDTRAEHSHVDGEYTARRADSERAAEALGVPTLRDADPSQLDELLGRIDDEVVRRRARHVITEIQRVRDVDALLASGTVRAHVSEIGALLNASHDSLRGDYEVTVPQLDLAVDTARAAGAHGARMTGGGFGGSTIALVEADAAAQVAEQIAAAFAEAGFSAPQFFLALPSEGAGQDR, via the coding sequence ATGACCCCTGCCGCCGACACCACCCCGCTGCTCTCCGCCGCTCCGGAGCGCTCCGCGGCCGCCGAGCGCGCCGCCCAGCTGTTCGAGGAGTCCTTCGGGTACGCGCCCGACGGGGTGTGGTCCGCGCCCGGCCGGGTCAACATCATCGGCGAGCACGTGGACTACCAGGACGGGCTCTGCCTGCCCATGGCGATCTCGCACCGCTGCTTCGCGGCCGCGGCCCGCACCCCCACCTCCCGGCTGCGCCTGCGCTCCGCCCAGGACGACCTCGTGCTGGACCTCGATGCCTCCGCGCTCGAGCCCGGCGCCGTCGAGGGCTGGCCCGCCTACGTCGCCGGCGTCCTGTGGGCGCTGCGCCCCTTCATCTCCGGCGCCGTCACCCAGGGCATGGACATCATGATCGACGGGCAGGTGCCGCTCGGCGCTGGCCTGTCCTCCTCCGCCGCGCTCGAGTGCGCCGCCGCCGAGGCGATCGAGGCGCTGCTGACCCTCGGCACCACGCCGCTGGACCGGGTGCGCGCCGCGATCACCGCCGAGACCGACTTCGCCGGCGCCTCCACCGGGGGCCTGGACCAGTCCGCCTCGGTCCTCTCCCGCGAGGGCCACGCCCTGTTCCTGGACTGTCGCGACTTCTCCACCCGCGCGGTGCCGTGGGACCTCGCCTCCCAGGGCCTCGCGCTGCTGATCACCGACACCCGCGCCGAGCACTCCCACGTGGACGGCGAGTACACCGCCCGCCGTGCGGACAGCGAGCGCGCCGCCGAGGCGCTCGGCGTGCCGACCCTGCGCGACGCCGACCCGTCGCAGCTGGACGAGCTGCTGGGCCGGATCGACGACGAGGTGGTGCGCCGTCGCGCCCGCCACGTCATCACCGAGATCCAGCGGGTCCGCGACGTCGACGCGCTGCTCGCCTCCGGCACCGTCCGCGCCCACGTCTCCGAGATCGGCGCGCTGCTGAACGCCTCCCACGACTCGCTGCGAGGCGACTACGAGGTCACGGTCCCGCAGCTCGACCTCGCGGTGGACACCGCCCGCGCGGCCGGCGCCCACGGCGCCCGCATGACCGGCGGCGGCTTCGGCGGCTCCACCATCGCCCTGGTCGAGGCGGACGCCGCCGCGCAGGTCGCCGAGCAGATCGCCGCCGCGTTCGCCGAGGCCGGCTTCAGCGCCCCGCAGTTCTTCCTGGCCCTGCCGTCGGAGGGTGCGGGACAGGACCGCTGA
- a CDS encoding serine/threonine protein kinase, whose product MTDLLSRTRSDLAPEELVSSAGEVLARFDHRTQDSGNVSWLVRTPSGDYFVKSAGEEEPPPGAPLPVLDRSARVDLLRNAVEIARSVDHPALARLRSVIELSTGPVLVYDRASGELVGVPAARRNDPDSSYRRFATAPPAIRLAVLDQLLDAHRTLEEAGWVACDLYDGCLMVDPATARLTLIDLDTYRRGPSTNDMGRMFGSTRFMAPEEFTAGAPLDARTTVFTLGRLLRHFGTGLTEDLADFCGGAALAAVVERATRRERTERHGGVGELVAAWTAARDAGAAS is encoded by the coding sequence GTGACCGATCTTCTCTCCCGGACCCGCAGCGACCTGGCGCCCGAGGAGCTCGTGAGCTCTGCCGGGGAGGTGCTGGCCCGCTTCGACCACCGCACGCAGGACTCCGGGAATGTGTCCTGGCTGGTGAGGACGCCCTCCGGCGACTACTTCGTGAAGTCGGCGGGGGAGGAGGAGCCCCCGCCCGGAGCGCCCCTACCCGTGCTGGACCGGTCCGCCCGGGTAGACCTGCTGCGCAACGCGGTCGAGATCGCGCGCAGCGTCGACCACCCCGCCCTCGCACGGCTCCGCAGTGTGATCGAGCTCTCCACCGGCCCGGTCCTCGTCTACGACCGCGCCTCCGGGGAGCTCGTCGGCGTCCCCGCCGCTCGGCGGAACGACCCGGACTCCTCCTACCGCCGCTTCGCCACCGCCCCGCCAGCGATCCGCCTCGCGGTCCTGGATCAGCTGCTCGACGCGCATCGCACTCTGGAGGAGGCCGGCTGGGTGGCCTGCGACCTGTACGACGGCTGCCTCATGGTGGACCCCGCCACCGCTCGCCTCACCCTGATCGACCTCGACACCTATCGGCGCGGCCCCTCCACCAACGACATGGGCAGGATGTTCGGCTCGACCCGCTTCATGGCCCCGGAGGAGTTCACCGCCGGCGCGCCCCTCGACGCGCGCACGACGGTGTTCACCCTCGGACGGCTGCTGCGGCACTTCGGCACCGGGCTCACCGAGGATCTCGCGGACTTCTGCGGCGGCGCGGCCCTGGCCGCGGTGGTGGAGCGCGCGACGCGGCGGGAGAGGACGGAGCGGCACGGGGGCGTCGGCGAGCTCGTGGCGGCCTGGACCGCAGCGCGGGACGCCGGCGCCGCGAGCTGA
- a CDS encoding threonine/serine ThrE exporter family protein, giving the protein MPTDSARLHAVFDLAMRIGEGLLTNGAAASEVTATVLRVTSSSGLRNVSVQVTFNEVTISYLADESAMPFTRVRSASARVQDFDRLAAFEDISHQYLAGELSLDEARRRASAIPQRPPLYRLALVVAGFAVMGGAAALGFGAGSLVVLAATLAAGLLIAAGELLARWNIPLFYSQFLGGFVAVGVAVLVALIDPSVNSSIVVVSCIIVQLAGLSSISAVQDAVTGWYVTAAGRILETLMLTVGIVAGVRAGLMLAVAIGADISVTAAMPLTLTTVVVVIISGLGMGLGYGVGTQTPARLLLTASLVAAGSGLVAHLLAGVGLDRPVAVGVSAFASGLIATALADRVRAPSLVFVMAGVIPLVPGSRIYRGLLGLGDDLQVGVAELLGAGEVAVSIAAGVVLGQLLAARIMPYFRRSGIAYTPAISSPFTTLRRRRLSLGSRSMRRRHGAPVIEASTMTGEMTALSPAMFEDPSLLDDLEPPPDLEDGPRRRPTDEETP; this is encoded by the coding sequence GTGCCCACCGACTCCGCCCGGCTCCATGCCGTGTTCGACCTCGCGATGAGGATCGGGGAGGGCCTGCTCACCAACGGCGCCGCCGCGTCCGAGGTCACCGCCACCGTGCTGCGTGTGACCAGCTCCTCGGGTCTGCGCAACGTCTCGGTGCAGGTCACCTTCAACGAGGTCACGATCTCCTACCTCGCCGACGAGTCCGCGATGCCCTTCACCAGGGTCCGCTCCGCGAGCGCCCGCGTGCAGGACTTCGACCGTCTCGCCGCCTTCGAGGACATCTCCCACCAGTACCTCGCCGGTGAGCTGTCGCTGGACGAGGCCCGTCGCCGCGCCTCCGCGATCCCGCAGCGCCCGCCGCTGTACCGCCTCGCGCTCGTGGTCGCGGGCTTCGCGGTGATGGGCGGGGCGGCCGCGCTCGGCTTCGGCGCCGGCAGTCTGGTGGTGCTCGCCGCGACCCTCGCCGCCGGACTGCTGATCGCCGCCGGCGAGCTGCTGGCCCGCTGGAACATCCCCCTGTTCTACAGCCAATTCCTCGGCGGTTTCGTCGCCGTCGGCGTCGCCGTGCTCGTCGCCCTCATCGACCCGTCGGTGAACTCCTCCATCGTGGTGGTCTCCTGCATCATCGTGCAGCTGGCGGGGTTGAGCTCCATCAGCGCCGTGCAGGACGCGGTCACCGGCTGGTACGTCACCGCCGCCGGGCGGATCCTCGAGACGCTCATGCTCACCGTCGGCATCGTCGCCGGGGTGCGGGCCGGGCTGATGCTCGCCGTCGCGATCGGGGCGGACATCTCCGTCACCGCCGCGATGCCGCTGACCCTCACCACCGTGGTCGTCGTGATCATCTCCGGCCTCGGGATGGGGCTCGGCTACGGGGTCGGCACCCAGACCCCGGCCCGGCTGCTGCTCACCGCGTCCCTGGTCGCCGCGGGCTCGGGCCTGGTCGCCCACCTCCTGGCCGGGGTGGGCCTGGACCGGCCCGTGGCCGTGGGCGTCTCCGCCTTCGCCTCGGGCCTGATTGCCACCGCGCTCGCCGACCGGGTCCGCGCCCCCTCCCTCGTCTTCGTCATGGCCGGGGTGATCCCGCTGGTGCCGGGCAGCCGCATCTACCGCGGCCTGCTGGGCCTCGGGGACGACCTCCAGGTCGGCGTCGCCGAGCTGCTCGGCGCGGGCGAGGTCGCGGTGTCGATCGCGGCCGGCGTCGTGCTCGGCCAGTTGCTCGCCGCGCGGATCATGCCCTACTTCCGCCGCAGCGGCATCGCCTACACCCCGGCGATCTCCTCGCCGTTCACCACCCTGCGCCGTCGCCGACTCTCCCTCGGCTCGCGCTCGATGCGGCGACGTCACGGCGCTCCGGTCATCGAGGCGTCTACGATGACCGGTGAGATGACAGCGCTGTCCCCGGCCATGTTCGAGGATCCGTCCCTGCTCGATGACCTCGAGCCGCCGCCGGACCTCGAGGACGGTCCTCGGCGGCGACCCACGGACGAGGAGACCCCATGA
- the rplA gene encoding 50S ribosomal protein L1, which produces MAFRSKAYRNGAALIEEGRTYSPLDALRLAQKSSPAKFDASVEVSMRLGVDPRKADQMVRGTVNLPNGTGKTARVIVFATGAQAEAAREAGADEVGDDELIEKVAGGWTDFDAAVATPNLMGKVGKLGRVLGPRGLMPNPKTGTVTMDTAKAVSDIKGGKIEFRTDRAANLHYIVGKVSFSDQQLVENYVAALDEILRLKPSASKGRYITKITVSTTMGPGIPVDVNRTRNLLEDTDEA; this is translated from the coding sequence ATGGCATTCCGTAGCAAGGCATACCGGAACGGCGCGGCGCTGATCGAAGAGGGTCGCACCTACTCCCCGCTGGACGCGCTGCGTCTGGCCCAGAAGAGCTCCCCGGCCAAGTTCGACGCCTCCGTCGAGGTGTCGATGCGCCTGGGCGTCGATCCCCGCAAGGCGGATCAGATGGTGCGCGGCACCGTCAACCTGCCCAACGGCACCGGCAAGACCGCCCGCGTCATCGTCTTCGCGACCGGTGCGCAGGCCGAGGCCGCCCGTGAGGCCGGCGCCGACGAGGTCGGCGACGACGAGCTGATCGAGAAGGTCGCCGGCGGCTGGACCGACTTCGACGCGGCCGTGGCCACCCCGAACCTGATGGGCAAGGTCGGCAAGCTGGGCCGCGTGCTCGGCCCCCGCGGCCTCATGCCGAACCCCAAGACCGGCACCGTCACCATGGACACCGCCAAGGCCGTGTCCGACATCAAGGGCGGCAAGATCGAGTTCCGCACCGACCGTGCGGCGAACCTCCACTACATCGTGGGCAAGGTGTCGTTCTCCGATCAGCAGCTGGTCGAGAACTACGTCGCGGCGCTCGACGAGATCCTGCGTCTCAAGCCGTCTGCGTCCAAGGGCCGCTACATCACCAAGATCACCGTGTCCACCACCATGGGCCCCGGCATCCCGGTCGATGTGAACCGCACCCGCAACCTCCTCGAGGACACCGACGAGGCCTGA
- the nusG gene encoding transcription termination/antitermination protein NusG → MSETTSTPDESYDDVDDTLSFSASAPAEQVTEQDQDVAEDADVEVDADVEADAAEDAADEDSADEDFASDEDSAEEDSEGEELAADEDGVLVDATEEGSVEETAAAEDDEDEDPLLQLKMHLRSAPGEWYVIHSYSGHENRVKTQLATRTETQDMEDYIFEVQVPMEDATEVKNGQKKIVRRVRIPGYVLVRMDLTTESWRVVRDTPGVTGFVGDATNPTPLTFDEIYSMLEPSVGLPEKKRSASGTAAASKPAAAQKMPDFHVGESVTVMDGPFETMPATISEIHTEAQKLQVLVSIFGRETPVELAFDQVAKI, encoded by the coding sequence ATGAGCGAGACGACCTCTACCCCCGACGAGTCCTACGACGACGTCGACGACACCCTCTCCTTCTCCGCCTCGGCCCCCGCCGAGCAGGTGACGGAGCAGGATCAGGACGTCGCGGAGGACGCGGACGTCGAGGTGGACGCGGACGTCGAGGCCGACGCCGCGGAGGATGCGGCCGACGAGGACTCTGCGGATGAGGACTTCGCCTCCGACGAGGATTCTGCGGAGGAGGACTCCGAGGGCGAGGAGCTCGCGGCCGACGAGGACGGCGTGCTCGTGGATGCCACCGAGGAGGGCTCCGTCGAGGAGACCGCCGCGGCGGAGGACGACGAGGACGAGGACCCGCTGCTGCAGCTGAAGATGCACCTGCGCTCCGCCCCCGGCGAGTGGTACGTCATCCACTCCTACTCCGGTCACGAGAACCGCGTGAAGACCCAGCTCGCCACGCGCACCGAGACCCAGGACATGGAGGACTACATCTTCGAGGTCCAGGTCCCCATGGAGGACGCGACCGAGGTCAAGAACGGCCAGAAGAAGATCGTCCGCCGCGTGCGCATCCCCGGCTACGTGCTGGTGCGCATGGACCTGACCACCGAGTCCTGGCGCGTCGTGCGCGACACCCCCGGCGTGACCGGGTTCGTGGGCGACGCGACCAACCCGACCCCGCTGACCTTCGACGAGATCTACTCGATGCTCGAGCCGTCCGTCGGCCTCCCCGAGAAGAAGCGCTCCGCCAGTGGCACCGCCGCGGCCTCCAAGCCCGCGGCCGCGCAGAAGATGCCCGACTTCCACGTCGGCGAGTCCGTCACCGTCATGGACGGTCCTTTCGAGACGATGCCGGCCACGATCTCCGAGATCCACACCGAGGCGCAGAAGCTGCAGGTGCTGGTGTCGATCTTCGGTCGCGAGACCCCGGTGGAGCTCGCCTTCGACCAGGTCGCCAAGATCTGA
- the secE gene encoding preprotein translocase subunit SecE, with protein MNSSQNAPSTPATGDAKGSGSKNPFVAIGLFIRQVIAELRKVVVPTRRELILYSITVLLFVAFMILLIFGLDAAFSWLSRIAFTTPDV; from the coding sequence GTGAACTCCAGCCAGAACGCCCCGTCGACACCGGCCACCGGTGACGCGAAGGGCTCCGGGTCGAAGAACCCGTTCGTGGCCATCGGGCTGTTCATCCGCCAGGTCATCGCGGAGCTGCGCAAGGTCGTCGTCCCGACCCGCCGGGAGCTGATCCTCTACTCGATCACGGTCCTGCTGTTCGTCGCCTTCATGATCCTGCTGATCTTCGGTCTCGACGCCGCGTTCAGCTGGCTGTCCAGGATCGCCTTCACCACCCCGGACGTGTGA
- a CDS encoding lactonase family protein, whose amino-acid sequence MTDPALLAVGGYSRSGSGRGPGIELLRLAPSGDGLAVERLATADLPDPSFVLWSPDGALLHAVLETDPTRVVTLRVAPDGSSADVVADLEITGSGGCHLAYGRDPGTLLVAQYGSGSVATLRLDEDGLPAEQIDVDDHHELFEGAAARDPHPHQIVALPGAEALAVPDLGLDRVLLYRQGVGGMIDLDGEIVFSRGTGPRHLAADHESEQLHISCELSGMVATAVRVAEETTSRSAPAVMPAAPRRWSVRSMVPASGRDGENAVSHLELSADESVLLVANRGPDTISLLSLTPMRPLLVSEVEVGAHPRHFTQLDGTPLGDLVLVASQEGDRIDVLLRRGDELEVAGEPIPAPSAACLAVRP is encoded by the coding sequence ATGACCGATCCCGCACTGCTCGCCGTCGGCGGCTACTCCCGCAGCGGCTCCGGACGCGGCCCCGGGATCGAGCTGCTGCGCCTCGCTCCCTCCGGCGACGGCCTCGCAGTGGAGCGCCTCGCCACGGCGGACCTGCCCGACCCGTCGTTCGTGCTGTGGAGCCCGGACGGCGCGCTCCTGCACGCCGTGCTCGAGACCGACCCCACGCGGGTGGTCACCCTCCGCGTCGCCCCCGACGGCTCGTCGGCCGACGTCGTCGCCGACCTCGAGATCACCGGCTCCGGAGGCTGCCACCTCGCCTACGGCCGCGACCCCGGCACGCTGCTGGTCGCCCAGTACGGCTCCGGCTCCGTGGCGACGCTGCGCCTGGACGAGGACGGGCTGCCCGCCGAGCAGATCGACGTGGACGACCACCACGAGCTGTTCGAGGGCGCCGCCGCCAGGGACCCCCACCCGCACCAGATCGTCGCCCTGCCCGGCGCGGAGGCGCTCGCCGTCCCGGACCTGGGCCTGGACCGGGTGCTGCTGTACCGCCAGGGCGTCGGCGGGATGATCGACCTCGACGGCGAGATCGTGTTCAGCCGCGGCACCGGCCCCCGCCACCTCGCCGCCGACCACGAGTCCGAGCAGCTGCACATCTCCTGCGAGCTCTCCGGCATGGTCGCCACCGCCGTCCGCGTCGCCGAGGAGACCACCAGCCGCTCCGCCCCCGCGGTGATGCCCGCGGCGCCGCGCCGCTGGAGCGTGCGCTCCATGGTCCCCGCCAGCGGCCGGGACGGCGAGAACGCTGTCAGCCACCTCGAGCTCTCGGCCGACGAGTCCGTGCTCCTGGTCGCCAACCGCGGACCGGACACCATCTCCCTGCTGTCGCTGACCCCGATGCGGCCCCTGCTGGTCTCCGAGGTCGAGGTCGGCGCGCATCCCCGCCACTTCACCCAGCTCGACGGCACCCCGCTCGGCGACCTCGTGCTCGTCGCGTCACAGGAGGGTGACCGGATCGACGTGCTGCTCCGCCGCGGCGACGAGCTGGAGGTCGCGGGGGAGCCGATCCCGGCCCCGTCGGCCGCCTGCCTGGCCGTAAGGCCCTGA
- a CDS encoding adenosine deaminase produces MSPSPAGPGAQHAAAGSGAPAAPEATSGRDLRLLPKAHLHLHFTGSMRPETLWALAEERRMRLPRSLTDDVALQVEPTRRGWFRFQRQYDTARAVVDSEAAMRRILHEAVEDDAAEGSGRLELQVDPTSYAPFLGGLTPAIEIVLDQARRSEAETGVSVGIVIAASRTRHPMDARTLARLAALHAGVVVGFGLSNDERRGVTGEFAGAFRIARSAGLLSVPHGGELLGPSHVRDVVESLHPDRLGHGVRAAEDPELLARVVDAGIGFELCPASNASLGVVERAEDVPLARMLAAGAQIALGADDPLLFGSRLLDQYETARRMGLDDRALAGLAASSIRLSAAPKDVRRRLLAGVEDWLSGPVPHPPTAGPGRTAGR; encoded by the coding sequence ATGAGCCCCTCCCCCGCCGGGCCGGGCGCGCAACACGCTGCCGCCGGGTCCGGCGCGCCCGCCGCGCCGGAGGCGACGTCGGGCCGGGACCTGCGCCTGCTGCCCAAGGCGCATCTGCACCTGCACTTCACGGGGTCCATGCGCCCGGAGACGCTGTGGGCGCTCGCGGAAGAGCGGCGGATGCGCCTGCCCCGCTCGCTCACGGACGACGTCGCCCTGCAGGTCGAGCCGACCCGGCGCGGCTGGTTCCGCTTCCAGCGGCAGTACGACACGGCCCGCGCCGTGGTCGACTCCGAGGCGGCGATGCGGCGGATCCTCCACGAGGCGGTGGAGGACGACGCGGCCGAGGGCTCGGGCCGGCTCGAGCTGCAGGTGGATCCCACCAGCTACGCCCCGTTCTTGGGCGGGCTGACCCCAGCGATCGAGATCGTGCTGGACCAGGCGCGGCGCTCGGAGGCGGAGACCGGGGTGAGCGTCGGCATCGTCATCGCCGCCTCCCGCACCCGGCATCCGATGGATGCGCGGACCCTCGCCCGTCTCGCGGCGCTGCATGCCGGGGTGGTGGTCGGCTTCGGGCTGTCCAACGACGAGCGGCGCGGGGTCACCGGCGAGTTCGCCGGCGCGTTCCGGATCGCCCGCTCGGCGGGGCTGCTGTCCGTCCCCCACGGCGGGGAGCTGCTGGGCCCCTCCCACGTGCGGGACGTCGTCGAGTCGCTGCACCCGGACCGGCTCGGTCACGGGGTGCGCGCCGCCGAGGACCCGGAGCTGCTGGCCCGGGTGGTGGACGCCGGGATCGGCTTCGAGCTGTGCCCGGCCTCGAACGCGTCCCTCGGCGTGGTCGAGCGGGCCGAGGACGTGCCGCTCGCGCGGATGCTCGCCGCGGGGGCGCAGATCGCGCTCGGGGCCGACGACCCGCTGCTCTTCGGCAGCCGGCTGCTCGACCAGTACGAGACCGCGCGCCGGATGGGCCTTGACGACCGGGCGCTGGCCGGTCTCGCGGCGTCCTCCATCCGCCTGTCCGCGGCGCCGAAGGACGTGCGCCGCCGGCTGCTGGCGGGGGTGGAGGACTGGCTCAGCGGTCCTGTCCCGCACCCTCCGACGGCAGGGCCAGGAAGAACTGCGGGGCGCTGA
- a CDS encoding pyridoxal phosphate-dependent aminotransferase has product MTTDDARTPATRSRISQRIGAIEPSATLAVDATAKALKAAGRPVIGFGAGEPDFPTPAHIVDAAVEAAKDPKNHRYSATPGLPELREALAASVGATTGLPIAPSQVLVTNGGKQAVFQAFATVLDPGDEVLLPAPYWTTYPEAIRQTGAKEVPVLAGANQGYVPTVEQLEAARTEATRALVLCSPSNPTGAVLTPEQVTEIGRWALEHGLWVITDEIYQALTYEDMPFTSVLKAVPELADTTILLGGVAKSFAMTGWRVGWMVGPADIIKAATNLQSHLTSHVNNIAQRAALAALTGPTEPVEEMRVAFDRRRKLIVEKLSEVPGFVVPNPTGAFYVFPDVSGALGREIRGKKVTTSTELATVILEEAEVAAVPGEAFGAPGYLRFSYALGDEDIVEGIARVAALLAE; this is encoded by the coding sequence GTGACCACCGACGACGCCCGCACCCCCGCCACCCGCTCCCGCATCTCCCAGCGCATCGGCGCGATCGAGCCCTCGGCGACCCTCGCCGTGGACGCGACCGCCAAGGCGCTCAAGGCCGCCGGCCGGCCCGTGATCGGCTTCGGCGCCGGTGAGCCCGACTTCCCCACCCCCGCGCACATCGTGGACGCCGCGGTCGAGGCCGCGAAGGATCCGAAGAACCACCGCTATTCCGCGACGCCGGGCCTGCCCGAGCTGCGCGAGGCGCTGGCCGCGTCCGTCGGCGCGACCACGGGCCTTCCGATCGCGCCGAGCCAGGTGCTGGTCACCAACGGCGGCAAGCAGGCGGTCTTCCAGGCCTTCGCCACGGTGCTCGACCCGGGCGACGAGGTGCTGCTGCCCGCCCCGTACTGGACCACCTACCCCGAGGCGATCCGCCAGACCGGCGCGAAGGAGGTGCCCGTCCTCGCCGGCGCCAACCAGGGCTACGTCCCCACGGTCGAGCAGCTCGAGGCCGCCCGCACCGAGGCCACCCGTGCCCTCGTGCTGTGCTCCCCCTCCAACCCGACCGGCGCGGTGCTCACCCCCGAGCAGGTCACCGAGATCGGCCGCTGGGCGCTCGAGCACGGCCTGTGGGTCATCACCGACGAGATCTACCAGGCCCTCACCTACGAGGACATGCCCTTCACCTCCGTGCTGAAGGCCGTCCCCGAGCTCGCCGACACCACGATCCTGCTCGGCGGGGTCGCGAAGTCCTTCGCGATGACCGGTTGGCGGGTGGGCTGGATGGTCGGTCCGGCCGACATCATCAAGGCCGCCACGAACCTCCAGTCCCACCTCACCTCGCACGTCAACAACATCGCCCAGCGCGCGGCGCTCGCGGCCCTCACGGGCCCGACGGAGCCGGTCGAGGAGATGCGCGTCGCCTTCGACCGCCGCCGCAAGCTGATCGTCGAGAAGCTCTCCGAGGTGCCCGGCTTCGTGGTCCCGAACCCGACCGGCGCGTTCTACGTGTTCCCGGACGTCTCCGGGGCGCTCGGCCGCGAGATCCGCGGGAAGAAGGTCACCACCTCCACCGAGCTCGCGACCGTGATCCTCGAGGAGGCCGAGGTCGCAGCGGTGCCGGGCGAGGCCTTCGGCGCCCCGGGCTACCTGCGCTTCTCCTACGCGCTCGGGGACGAGGACATCGTCGAGGGCATCGCCCGGGTGGCCGCGCTCCTGGCGGAATGA